In a genomic window of Meriones unguiculatus strain TT.TT164.6M chromosome 8, Bangor_MerUng_6.1, whole genome shotgun sequence:
- the Evx2 gene encoding homeobox even-skipped homolog protein 2, translated as MMERIRKEMILMERGLHSPTAGKRFSSLSDPAGGAVLEALENSQHPARLSPRLPSAPLHGALGDLPAKGKFEIDTLFNLQHPSSETTVSSEIAPATEARKKPAHYSEAAAEADMSGDVEVGCSGLRSPGGLGPAPLKENNAKGYAESGSVPGATTPASGSGLGSLHGGGAAGGGAALGGSGSGSGADQVRRYRTAFTREQIARLEKEFYRENYVSRPRRCELAAALNLPETTIKVWFQNRRMKDKRQRLAMSWPHPADPSFYTYMMTHAAAAGGLPYPFHSHVPLHYYPHVGVTAAAAAAAASGAAAAASSPFATSIRPLDTFRALSHPYSRPELLCSFRHPGLYQAPAAAAGLNSAASAAAAAAAAAAAASSAAGAPPSGGSAPCSCLSCHSSQSAAAAAAAAAAAAALGSRGGGGGGGGGGGGGGGGGGGGGGAGAAGGSDFGCGAAAPRSESGFLPYSAAVLSKTAVLSPPDQRDEAPLTR; from the exons acacagccccactgccGGCAAGAGGTTCTCCAGCTTGTCCGATCCGGCCGGCGGGGCCGTGCTGGAGGCCCTGGAAAATTCGCAGCACCCGGCTCGCCTCAGTCCGCGCCTGCCGTCCGCTCCGCTGCACGGCGCGCTGGGAGACCTCCCCGCCAAGGGCAAATTCGAAATCGACACTCTGTTCAACCTGCAGCACCCGAGCAGCGAGACCACCGTCTCCTCCGAAATCGCCCCGGCCACCGAGGCCCGCAAGAAGCCGGCTCACTACTCGGAGGCGGCCGCCGAGGCCGACATGAGCGGCGACGTGGAGGTGGGCTGCTCGGGGCTGCGCTCCCCCGGCGGCCTGGGCCCCGCGCCGCTCAAGGAAAACAACGCCAAAG GGTACGCGGAGAGCGGCTCGGTGCCGGGCGCCACCACGCCGGCCTCGGGCTCCGGCCTCGGCAGCCTGCACGGAGGCGGCGCGGCCGGCGGGGGCGCGGCGCTGGGCGGCTCCGGCTCGGGCTCCGGCGCCGATCAGGTGCGGCGCTACCGGACGGCCTTCACCCGCGAGCAGATCGCGCGCCTGGAGAAGGAGTTCTACCGGGAGAACTACGTGTCCCGGCCCCGCCGCTGCGAGCTGGCCGCCGCGCTCAACCTGCCGGAGACCACCATCAAG GTGTGGTTCCAGAACCGGCGCATGAAGGACAAGCGGCAGCGGCTGGCCATGTCGTGGCCGCACCCGGCCGACCCCAGCTTCTACACCTACATGATGACGCACGCGGCGGCGGCCGGCGGCCTCCCGTACCCGTTCCACTCGCACGTGCCGCTGCACTACTACCCGCACGTGGGCGtcacggcggcggcggcggcggctgcggcgtcgggggcggcggcggcggcctcGTCGCCCTTCGCCACGTCCATCCGGCCCCTGGACACCTTCCGGGCGCTGTCGCACCCCTACTCGCGGCCCGAGCTGCTCTGCAGCTTCCGCCACCCCGGCCTGTACCAGGCGCCGGCGGCGGCCGCGGGGCTCAACAGCGCGGcgtcggcggcggcggcggcagcggcggcggccgcggcggcctCGTCGGCGGCCGGGGCGCCCCCCAGCGGCGGCTCGGCgccctgctcctgcctcagttGCCACAGCAGCCAgtccgcggccgccgccgccgccgccgccgccgcagccgccgcGCTGGGCTcccggggcggcggcggcgggggaggaggaggaggaggaggaggaggcggcggcggcggcggcggcgggggagCCGGGGCGGCGGGCGGCTCGGACTTCGGCTGCGGCGCCGCGGCCCCGCGCTCCGAGAGCGGCTTCCTGCCCTACTCGGCCGCCGTGCTCAGCAAGACCGCCGTGCTCAGCCCGCCCGACCAGAGGGACGAGGCGCCGCTCACCAGATAA